Part of the Bombina bombina isolate aBomBom1 chromosome 8, aBomBom1.pri, whole genome shotgun sequence genome is shown below.
gtatagatgattataactgtacttaagttagacccagtgtgatcttgtgtataaatgattataactgtacttaagttagatccattgtgatcttgtgtataaattattacaactgtacttaagttagacccagtgtgatcttgtgtatagatgattataactgtacttaagttagacccacgtgtgatcttgtgtataaatgattataactgtacttaagttagatccattgtgatcttgtgtatagatgattataactgtacttaagttagacccagtgtgatcttgtgtataaatgattataactgtacttaagttagacccagtgtgatcttgtgtataaattattataactgtacttaagttagacccacgtgtgatcttgtgtataaatgattataactgtacttaagttagacccacgtgtgatcttgtgtataaatgattataactgtacttaagttagacccacgtgtgatcttgtgtataaatgattataactgtacttaagttagacccagtgtgatcttgtgtataaattattataactgtacttaagttagacccacgtgtgatcttgtgtataaatgattataactgtacttaagttagacccacgtgtgatcttgtgtataaatgattataactgtacttaagttagacccacgtgtgatcttgtgtataaatgattataactgtacttaagttagacccacgtgtgatcttgtgtataaatgattataactgtacttaagttagacccacgtgtgatcttgtgtataaaattagaatataaaacaaatgcGTTACCCTCAGACTGCTCTCCGGAGTCGGCCGTTGAAGCTCCAAGCAAGTAGCGCCTCAGCATTTCCTCCCAGTGGGCAAATGTAACCTCCTTGCCCACTGCTGCCTGTTCCATCTTCTTCCTGACCTCTGACCTGCAGTCATGAAACCTGTGTTTAACCGAAGAGACTGTGCGGAGACGCCCCACGCGACAGACGGCTGCAGTGATATCCTTCCAGGCTTTGCTCCTCTCCGCACTCCAGGGGTTTTTACTCCACAGGATGTCCTCTCTCGCCAGAACTTCCCTGATCAGAACCTCTTTCTCTTCCACCGTATATCTCTCGGCTCGTTCCCTCACCTTCCACCTGGACGCACCATCATATTTTTGACCCTTTGTCTTAAAATCTCTCACTGtaaaagattaaaataaataaatattaaggtAAGTTGAGTATACCTCAATAACAGCGGTCAAAGAAAGTGTAGTTTTATATATACAAGTTAAAAATTAATGGTAGATAATACaaagttatgttaaagggacattggctGATAGTTGccacctactaatgctcactggctgataggtacttcctactaatgctcactggctgataggcacttcctactaatgctcactggttgataggtacttcctactaatgctcactggctgataggtacttcctactaatgctcactggctgataggcacttcctactaatgcttactgactgataggtacttcctactaatactcactggctgataggcacttcctactaatgcttactgactgataggtacttcctactaatactcactggctgataggcacttcctactaatgctcactggttgataggtacttcctactaatgctcactggctgataggtacttcctactaatgctcactggctgataggtacttcctactaatgctcactggctgataggtacttcctactaatgcttactgactgataggtacttcctactaatactcactggctgataggtacttcctacttatgcttactggctaataggtacttcctactaatgctcactggctgataggcgcttcctactaatgctcactggttgataggcacttcctactaatgctcactggctgataggtacttcctactaatactcactggctgataggcacttcctactaatgctcactggttgataggtacttcctactaatgctcactggctgataggtacttcctactaatgctcactggctgataggtacttcctactaatgcttactgactgataggtacttcctactaatactcactggctgataggtacttcctacttatgcttactggctaataggtacttcctactaatgctcactggctgataggcgcttcctactaatgctcactggttgataggcacttcctactaatgctcactggctgatagatacttcttaCTAAAGCTCACTGgccgataggtacttcctactaatgctcactggttaaTAGAAACTTCAGCACTGAGcacaggttacacacacacacacagcactgagcacaggttacacacacacacagcactgagcacaggttacacacacacagcactgagcacaggttacacacacacacagcactgagcacaggttacacacacacagcactgcgcAAACTCATGTATCTAGTTGTAACCACACAAGACTGCACAACCATCTTATTATTTAACTAATAAAACTACCTGTGTCTTTAAAATTAACCCATCTAGATTTGTGATTTCCTAACAAATGTGTTTTTGTAGTATCTTGCCGCAGCGAATGCGTTTTGTAGTATTTTGCAGTACAGCATGTATTTGAGTTTTGTATCTTGCAGTAGCGCATGCGTTTTTTTATCTTGCAGTAGAGCATGTGAGTTTTATATCTTGCAGTAGCGCATGTGAGTTTTGTATCTTGCAGTAGCGCATGTGAGTTTTTTTTATCTTGCAGTAGCACGTGTTTTTGTATCTTGCAGTACAGCATGCGTTTTTGTAGTATCTTGCAGTAGCGCATGTGAGTTTTGTATCTTGCAGTAGCGCATGTAAGTTTTGTATCTTGCAGTAGCGCTTGTGTTTTTGTATCTTGCAGTAGCGCATGCGAGTTTTGTATCTTGCAGTAGCGCATGTAAGTTTTGTATCTTGCAGTAGCGCTTGTGTTTTTGTATCTTGCAGTAGAGCATGCGTGTTTTGTATCTTGCAGTAGCGCTTGTGTTTTTGTAGTATCTTGCAGTAGCGCATGTAAGTTTTGTATCTTGCAGTAGAGCATGTGAGTTTTGTATCTTGCAGTAGCGCATGTAAGTTTTGTATCTTGCAGTAGCGCATGTAAGTTTTGTATCTTGCAGTAGCGCATGTAAGTTTTGTATCTTGCAGTAGAGCATGTGAGTTTTATATCTTGCAGTAGCGCATGTGAGTTTTGTATCTTGCAGTAGCGCTTGTGTTTTTGTATCTTGCAGTAGCGCATGTGAGTTTTGTATCTTGCAGTAGCGCATGTAAGTTTTGTATCTTGCAGTAGCGCATGTGAGTTTTATATCTTGCAGTAGCGCATGTGAGTTTTGTATCTTGCAGTAGCGCATGTAAGTTTTGTATCTTGCAGTAGCGCTTGTGTTTTTGTATCTTGCAGTAGCGCATGCGAGTTTTATATCTTGCAGTAGCACCTGCGTAGATGAGAGGCTGAGACATGCTGCTGAGGTTTTTATTGTATGGTAATCAGGTTCTATCACTGAGACGCACTTACCCAGTGACCTGAGAATCTGGTTATTCTCGATCGTCAGATCTTTATAAAGTTTCCTCTGTTCTTCATTTAAGCAATCCCATTCCTCATCAGAGTAGTAAACCGGAACTTCATCAAACTCCATTTGCTCCTTCAGATTTAAACAGAAAATGAAATTGTAAGTCACCAAAAAGTGAAACCGCACAAACCCGCAGACTGtgactatggcccatatttatcaagctccgtacggagcttgaagggccgtgtttccggcgagtcttcagactcgccagaaacagcagttatgaagcagcggtcacaaagactgctgctccataacctgtccgcctgctctgagcaggcggacagcaatcgtcggaaatcaacccgatcgagtacgatcgggttgattggccgcgagtcagcagggggtgcaccagcagctcttgtgagctgctggtacaatgttaaatgcggagagtgtattgctctccgcatttagcgaggtcttgcggacctgatccgcactgttggatcaggtccgcaagagctttaataaataggggccaatgactCAAAGAGATCAGAAACTGGCACGGAACTAGAAAAGATGTTTAGAGATTACTCTCTGGTAATGATGGTGAATGTGTCTAGAGCAGAGCTATTCCAAGAGATTCATATATAGGAGACACcatctctaaactaaaatatacagggagtgcagaattattaggcaagttgtatttttgaggattaattttattattgaacaacaaccatgttctcaatgaacccaaaaaactcattaatatcaaagctgaatagttttggaagtagtttttagtttgtttttagttatagctattttagggggatatctgtgtgtgcaggtgactattactgtgcataattattaggcaacttaacaaaaaacaaatatatacccatttcaattatttatttttaccagtgaaaccaatatatcatctcaacattcacaaatatacatttctgacattcaaaaacaaaacaaaaacaaatcagtgaccaatatagccacctttctttgcaaagacactcaaaagcctgccatccatggattctgtcagtgttttgatctgttcaccatcaacattgcttgcagcagcaaccacagcctcccagacactgttcagagaggtgtactgttttccctccttgtaaatctcacatttgatgatggaccacaggtctcAATGGGgtacagatcaggtgaacaaggaggccatgtaattagattttcttcttttataccctttcttgccagccatgctgtggagtacttggacgcgtgtgatggagcattgtcctgcatgaaaatcatgtttttcttgaaggatgcagacttcttcctgtaccactgcttgaagaaggtgtcttccagaaactgtcagtaggactgggagttgagcttgactcc
Proteins encoded:
- the LOC128638241 gene encoding uncharacterized protein LOC128638241 isoform X1 codes for the protein MPSSSHLFLQYLSDQTEEICDKTSKVSMSAREEQMEFDEVPVYYSDEEWDCLNEEQRKLYKDLTIENNQILRSLVRDFKTKGQKYDGASRWKVRERAERYTVEEKEVLIREVLAREDILWSKNPWSAERSKAWKDITAAVCRVGRLRTVSSVKHRFHDCRSEVRKKMEQAAVGKEVTFAHWEEMLRRYLLGASTADSGEQSEGNAFVLYSNFIHKITRGSNLSTVIIIYTQDHTWV
- the LOC128638241 gene encoding uncharacterized protein LOC128638241 isoform X2, with translation MEFDEVPVYYSDEEWDCLNEEQRKLYKDLTIENNQILRSLVRDFKTKGQKYDGASRWKVRERAERYTVEEKEVLIREVLAREDILWSKNPWSAERSKAWKDITAAVCRVGRLRTVSSVKHRFHDCRSEVRKKMEQAAVGKEVTFAHWEEMLRRYLLGASTADSGEQSEGNAFVLYSNFIHKITRGSNLSTVIIIYTQDHTWV